A genomic window from Silene latifolia isolate original U9 population chromosome 11, ASM4854445v1, whole genome shotgun sequence includes:
- the LOC141613729 gene encoding uncharacterized protein LOC141613729 translates to MDIVGNLPVAPGQKVFMLAMTDYFSKWIEADSFRQVTEKEVISFVRTNIICRCGVPSEIVCDNGTQFIGKRAKAFFDEWNINLVTSTLAIQKQTARLNQEPRTTLKTSIGQTPYSLVYGCEAVIPTEVHVPTSRYSLNNIEANADLMQDNFVLTEELRDSAKIRMASYQQTVAKSYNKNVRIRVFREGDLVLRKVFPNKK, encoded by the exons atggatatagtaggaaaccTCCCGGTAGCACCAGGCCAAAAAGtgttcatgttagccatgactgactacttctcaaaatggatTGAAGCGGATTCTTTCAGGCAAGTTACTGAgaaggaagtaatatccttcgTCAGGACAAATATCATATGCAGGTGTGGAGTCCCTTCAGAGATAGTCTGCGACAATGGTACTCAGTTCATTGGGAAAAGAGCCAAGGCTTTCTTTgatgaatggaatatcaacctggtgacTTCAACCTTGGCTATCCAAAAGCAAACGGCCAGGCTGAATCAAGAACCAAG gacaactctaAAAACATCAATAGGACAAACACCTTATTCCCTGGtttatggctgtgaagcagtcATCCCTACAGAAGTACACGTGCCAACCTCAAGATACAGCCTAAACAACATCGAGGCAAATGCCGACCTGATGCAAGACAACTTTGTCCTAACAGAAGAACTTAGAGACTCTGCTAAAATCAGGATGGCCTCATATCAACAAACAGTAGCTaagagttataacaagaatgtcagAATCAGAGTTTTTAGGGAAGGAGACCTTGTTCTACGAAAagtattcccaaacaaaaaataa